The Coffea arabica cultivar ET-39 chromosome 3c, Coffea Arabica ET-39 HiFi, whole genome shotgun sequence genome contains a region encoding:
- the LOC113735703 gene encoding receptor kinase-like protein Xa21, producing the protein MNLSVSHVSASKQFQNETDRLAQVEFKNQIYDDPFGVLNSWNHSQHHCHWEGVTCSARHQRVMALTLRKKQLSGTMSPHVGNLSFMRFIQLPGNQFHGEIPQEFGRLFRLRALNLSINALVGEIPANLSYCTELINISVRDNKLEGKIPIDQLSSLKKLEYFSLSTNNLTGEIPSSIGNLSSLTGLAFNYNHLEGKLPVEMGLLKRLAVFLAAENNLSGIIPASIFNSSAIVEFSVVGNLPTNIGAPNLELLAVSSNNFYGNFPTSITNASGLWRLDLARNKFKGQIPTNLGDLTNLQLLNLAVNLFGSHSTEDLDFIVSLTNCSNLSLICVSVNKFGGNIPKVMGNLSNQLTELYLGRNQLSGTIPEGFGNFVNLYLLTLEENHLSGVIPRGFGKLQDLQRLRLDRNELSGQIVSTLCNATGLYHLNLSFNQFEGGNIFDNVLMSCQHLQYLDISHNNFTGIISPQFLQTHSSLMYIKIGENSFSGSLPPEVGKLIHLVDFNVSHNQFVGAIPTSLADCSNLANLSMQANFSQGTIPPNLASLKSIQQIDLSSNNLTGSIPKEVEKHQFLRYLNLSYNDIEGEVPSTGIFSNASQISLIGNNKFCRGIPELEFPPCRVIRGKNRGKPKVIILLSIVLPATLQVLGTVFLYFLVYRKRERRLVAGFSSMPTRVNKLLRISYHELHRATLGFSPENLIGSGNFGAVYKGTLEKHGNKPVAVKVIDLQKNGASKSFKAECKTLRNIRHRNLISIVSYCSSIDSKGDEFKALVYGFLENGNLDLWLHPAETADQATSSRSLNLLQKLNIAIDVASALQYLRDHCEAGLFTVI; encoded by the coding sequence ATGAACCTTTCAGTAAGCCATGTTTCAGCttctaaacaatttcaaaatgaGACTGATCGTCTTGCTCAGGTTGAATTCAAGAATCAGATATACGATGATCCGTTTGGAGTGCTAAACTCCTGGAACCATTCACAACACCATTGTCACTGGGAAGGAGTCACATGCAGTGCCCGACATCAAAGGGTCATGGCCTTGACTCTAAGGAAAAAGCAGTTGTCTGGAACCATGTCTCCTCATGTCGGAAATCTAAGCTTCATGAGGTTCATCCAACTTCCGGGGAATCAATTCCATGGTGAGATTCCCCAAGAATTTGGTCGCCTCTTCAGGCTAAGAGCCTTGAACCTGTCAATTAATGCACTTGTTGGAGAAATCCCAGCAAACCTGAGCTACTGCACAGAGTTGATAAATATCAGCGTACGTGACAACAAGCTAGAAGGGAAAATTCCGATTGATCAGCTAAGCAGTCTGAAGAAGCTTGAATAttttagccttagcacaaacAATTTGACAGGAGAGATTCCCTCCTCCATTGGTAACTTATCGTCATTGACTGGACTCGCTTTCAACTACAACCACCTGGAGGGAAAGCTGCCTGTGGAGATGGGGCTCTTAAAAAGGTTAGCTGTATTCCTAGCCGCAGAAAATAATCTATCTGGTATAATCCCTGCCTCTATCTTTAATAGTTCAGCCATTGTTGAGTTTTCAGTAGTTGGCAATCTCCCAACCAACATAGGTGCACCAAATCTGGAATTATTAGCTGTTTCGTCAAACAATTTCTATGGAAACTTTCCAACTTCAATCACCAATGCTTCTGGGCTTTGGCGACTTGATCTTGCTAGAAATAAGTTTAAAggccaaattccaactaatttAGGAGATCTGACAAATCTTCAATTACTAAATCTTGCTGTCAATCTCTTCGGCAGTCATTCTACGGAAGACTTGGATTTTATTGTATCATTGACCAACTGCAGTAATCTAAGCCTTATTTGCGTGAGTGTCAATAAATTTGGAGGTAATATACCTAAAGTCATGGGCAATCTATCAAATCAACTCACTGAATTGTACCTGGGAAGAAATCAACTGTCAGGAACTATTCCAGAAGGATTTGGAAATTTTGTCAACCTATATCTCCTTACCCTTGAAGAAAACCATCTTTCAGGGGTCATTCCAAGAGGTTTTGGCAAATTACAAGATTTGCAAAGATTGCGTCTGGACCGAAATGAGTTGTCAGGACAGATAGTCTCTACCCTATGCAATGCCACTGGTCTATACCATCTGAACTtatcatttaaccaatttgaAGGGGGCAATATATTTGACAATGTTCTTATGAGCTGTCAACATTTGCAATATCTGGATATATCTCATAACAACTTCACTGGAATTATATCACCACAATTTTTGCAGACGCACTCATCACTGATGTACATCAAAATAGGTGAAAATTCGTTTAGTGGTTCTCTGCCTCCTGAAGTTGGAAAGCTTATACATTTGGTGGATTTCAATGTTTCGCACAACCAATTTGTTGGAGCTATACCCACATCACTTGCTGATTGTTCAAATCTGGCGAATCTTTCCATGCAGGCTAATTTTTCCCAAGGAACAATTCCACCAAATTTGGCTTCTTTGAAGAGCATCCAGCAAATAGacctttcaagtaataacttgACTGGATCAATACCAAAGGAAGTTGAGAAGCATCAATTTTTGAGGTACTTGAACCTTTCCTACAACGACATCGAGGGAGAGGTACCAAGCACAGGGATTTTCAGCAATGCAAGTCAAATATCATTGATTGGCAACAACAAATTCTGTAGAGGCATCCCGGAATTGGAGTTCCCACCTTGCAGAGTTATCAGAgggaaaaacagaggaaagcCGAAGGTTATCATATTGCTGTCCATTGTTTTACCGGCAACGCTTCAGGTTCTTGGTACAGTGTTCTTATATTTCTTGGTATATCGTAAAAGAGAAAGAAGACTGGTGGCTGGATTCTCTAGCATGCCTACAAGAGTCAATAAGCTCTTGCGAATTTCTTACCATGAACTTCATCGTGCAACTTTGGGATTTTCTCCAGAAAACTTAATTGGTTCAGGAAATTTTGGAGCTGTCTACAAAGGCACACTAGAAAAACATGGCAATAAGCCCGTAGCAGTCAAAGTTATTGATCTTCAAAAGAATGGGGCTTCCAAAAGTTTTAAGGCCGAGTGCAAAACATTGAGAAACATTCGCCATAGAAACCTCATCTCTATCGTGAGTTATTGCTCCAGTATTGATTCCAAGGGTGATGAATTCAAAGCTCTAGTCTATGGGTTTTTGGAAAATGGGAATCTGGACTTGTGGTTGCATCCTGCAGAGACAGCTGATCAAGCAACAAGCTCAAGAAGTCTTAATCTTCTTCAGAAGCTAAATATTGCAATTGATGTGGCTTCAGCGTTGCAATATCTTCGCGACCACTGCGAAGCAGGATTGTTCACTGTGATCTAA